The following are encoded in a window of Streptomyces sp. 11x1 genomic DNA:
- the infA gene encoding translation initiation factor IF-1: MTRNKNVIEVEGRVVECLRSAMLTVELENGHQVLAHISGKIRKNYIKIMLEDRVLVELPPYDLTRGRIVFRYRN, from the coding sequence ATGACGAGGAACAAGAACGTCATCGAGGTCGAGGGCAGGGTCGTCGAGTGCCTGCGCAGCGCCATGCTCACCGTGGAGCTGGAGAACGGCCACCAGGTGCTCGCCCACATCAGCGGGAAGATCCGCAAGAACTACATCAAGATCATGCTGGAGGACCGGGTGCTGGTGGAACTCCCGCCGTACGACCTGACCCGCGGCCGGATCGTGTTCCGGTACCGGAACTAG
- the aceB gene encoding malate synthase A, producing MSAPAPSPLAIVDAEPLPRQDEVLTPAALAFVAELHRRFTPRRDELLARRAERRAEIARTSTLDFLPETAAIRADDSWKVAPSPAALDDRRVEITGPTDRKMTINALNSGAKIWLADFEDASAPTWENVVLGQVNMADAYTRNIDFTDERTGKSYALRPNEELATVVMRPRGWHLDERHLVDSVGDGRAVPGALVDFGLYFFHNAQRLLDLGKGPYFYLPKTESHLEARLWNEVFVFAQDHLGIPQGTVRATVLIETITAAYEMEEILYELRDHASGLNAGRWDYLFSIVKNFRDGGAKFVLPDRNAVTMTAPFMRAYTELLVRTCHKRGAHAIGGMAAFIPSRRDEEVNKVAFEKVKADKDREANDGFDGSWVAHPDLVPIAMASFDAVLGDKPHQKDRLRDDVDVKAGDLIAVDSLDARPTYAGLVNAVQVGIRYIEAWLRGLGAVAIFNLMEDAATAEISRSQIWQWINAGVEFERDGQTVKATPELAREVAAEELANLRAELGEEAFAAGHWQQAHDLLLEVSLDEDYVDFLTLPAYEQLKG from the coding sequence ATGTCCGCACCAGCGCCGTCCCCGCTGGCCATCGTCGACGCCGAGCCCCTGCCCCGTCAGGACGAGGTCCTCACCCCCGCCGCCCTCGCCTTCGTGGCCGAGCTGCACCGCCGGTTCACCCCCCGACGTGACGAGCTGCTGGCCCGCCGCGCGGAGCGGCGCGCCGAGATCGCCCGCACCTCCACGCTCGACTTCCTCCCGGAGACCGCCGCGATCCGCGCCGACGACTCCTGGAAGGTGGCCCCCTCCCCGGCCGCCTTGGACGACCGCCGTGTCGAGATCACCGGCCCCACCGACCGCAAGATGACGATCAACGCCCTGAACTCGGGGGCGAAGATCTGGCTCGCGGACTTCGAGGACGCCTCCGCGCCCACCTGGGAGAACGTGGTCCTCGGCCAGGTGAACATGGCCGACGCCTACACCCGGAACATCGACTTCACCGACGAGCGCACCGGCAAGTCCTACGCGCTGCGCCCGAACGAGGAGCTGGCGACGGTCGTCATGCGCCCGCGCGGCTGGCACCTCGACGAGCGCCACCTCGTCGACAGCGTCGGCGACGGCCGGGCGGTGCCCGGCGCGCTCGTCGACTTCGGGCTGTACTTCTTCCACAATGCCCAGCGCCTGCTGGACCTCGGCAAGGGCCCGTACTTCTACCTCCCCAAGACGGAGTCCCACCTGGAGGCCCGCCTCTGGAACGAGGTGTTCGTCTTCGCGCAGGACCACCTCGGCATCCCCCAGGGCACGGTCCGCGCCACCGTCCTCATCGAGACGATCACGGCCGCGTACGAGATGGAGGAGATCCTCTACGAACTCCGCGACCACGCCTCGGGGTTGAACGCGGGCCGCTGGGACTACCTCTTCTCCATCGTGAAGAACTTCCGTGACGGCGGCGCCAAGTTCGTCCTCCCGGACCGCAACGCGGTGACGATGACCGCCCCGTTCATGCGCGCGTACACCGAACTCCTCGTCCGCACCTGCCACAAGCGCGGCGCGCACGCGATCGGCGGCATGGCCGCCTTCATCCCGTCGCGCCGCGACGAGGAGGTCAACAAGGTCGCGTTCGAGAAGGTCAAGGCCGACAAGGACCGTGAGGCGAACGACGGCTTCGACGGCTCCTGGGTGGCCCACCCTGACCTGGTCCCGATCGCCATGGCCTCCTTCGACGCCGTCCTCGGCGACAAGCCCCACCAGAAGGACCGCCTCCGCGACGACGTCGACGTCAAGGCCGGCGATCTGATCGCCGTCGACTCCCTCGACGCCAGGCCGACGTACGCCGGACTCGTCAACGCCGTCCAGGTCGGCATCCGTTACATCGAGGCCTGGCTGCGCGGCCTCGGCGCCGTCGCCATCTTCAACCTGATGGAGGACGCGGCCACCGCCGAGATCTCCCGCTCCCAGATCTGGCAGTGGATCAACGCGGGCGTCGAGTTCGAGCGCGACGGACAGACGGTGAAGGCCACGCCGGAGCTGGCCCGCGAGGTCGCCGCCGAGGAACTCGCCAACCTGCGGGCCGAGTTGGGCGAGGAGGCGTTCGCCGCCGGGCACTGGCAGCAGGCCCACGACCTCCTGCTGGAGGTCTCCCTCGACGAGGACTACGTCGACTTCCTGACCCTGCCGGCGTACGAGCAGCTCAAGGGCTGA
- a CDS encoding SelT/SelW/SelH family protein yields the protein MTRTQRVEIEYCTQCRWLPRAAWLAQELLTTFETELTELSLKPGTGGVFVVRVGDEVVWDRRDQGFPEPTAVKQAVRDRVAPGRSLGHSDRIGGS from the coding sequence ATGACGCGGACACAGCGGGTCGAGATCGAGTACTGCACCCAGTGCCGCTGGCTGCCCCGGGCCGCCTGGCTGGCCCAGGAGCTGCTGACGACCTTCGAGACCGAACTGACGGAGCTGTCCCTCAAGCCCGGCACGGGCGGCGTCTTCGTGGTCCGGGTGGGCGACGAGGTCGTCTGGGACCGCCGTGACCAGGGCTTCCCCGAGCCCACCGCCGTGAAGCAGGCCGTACGCGACCGAGTGGCCCCGGGAAGGTCCCTGGGCCACTCGGACAGGATCGGCGGGTCGTAG
- a CDS encoding GNAT family N-acetyltransferase, with translation MRAKPRIAGPGENAVMITRVADGQWHALEDDLVVGRGHARHRPDGRLYVSIDAWHDEPFDRLAEAMSADLPAPLHTVVDEADVELTARLRRAGFTIRRREWEYVVPTDPRATGLDEVLPPPGVTIVPAGRADEALLRAVDRAIRDEVEATVGWHSMPAEVVHGPDGDTVVDPSTYTVAAAPDRYLGLIRVVIPIRPRIGLLAVRAGERRRGIARALLAHALDTLHRAGFTEAWTEVQESNHAASALFESVGARRAGSNLELVR, from the coding sequence ATGAGAGCGAAACCCCGCATTGCCGGTCCGGGCGAGAACGCCGTGATGATCACGCGCGTCGCGGACGGGCAATGGCACGCACTGGAAGACGACCTGGTGGTCGGCCGCGGGCACGCACGGCACCGGCCCGACGGACGGCTGTACGTCAGCATCGACGCCTGGCACGACGAGCCCTTCGACCGGCTCGCCGAGGCGATGTCGGCGGACCTGCCGGCGCCGCTGCACACCGTGGTGGACGAGGCCGACGTGGAGCTGACGGCCCGCCTGCGGCGGGCCGGATTCACGATCCGGCGCCGCGAGTGGGAGTACGTCGTGCCGACCGACCCGCGGGCCACAGGGCTCGACGAGGTCCTGCCGCCTCCCGGCGTGACGATCGTCCCCGCCGGTCGGGCGGACGAGGCTTTGCTGCGGGCGGTGGACCGCGCGATCCGTGACGAGGTCGAGGCGACCGTCGGGTGGCATTCGATGCCCGCGGAGGTGGTGCACGGCCCCGACGGCGACACCGTCGTCGACCCGTCGACGTACACGGTGGCCGCGGCACCGGACCGCTACCTCGGGCTGATCCGGGTGGTGATCCCGATCCGGCCGCGGATCGGGCTGCTCGCGGTCCGGGCCGGCGAGCGGCGCCGGGGCATCGCGCGAGCGCTGCTCGCGCACGCGCTGGACACCCTGCACCGCGCCGGGTTCACCGAGGCGTGGACCGAGGTGCAGGAGTCCAACCACGCCGCCTCGGCGCTGTTCGAAAGCGTCGGCGCCCGGCGGGCCGGCAGCAACCTGGAGCTGGTGCGATGA
- a CDS encoding HipA family kinase gives MLREVTATRYVAPLRAGGSVPGVVEADDLGTYVVKFTGSAQGRKALVAEVIVGELARALGMRFPELVLARFDPVIAESEPHQEVRELHAASAGLNLGMDYLPGAADFTPEIAREFRVDPLEAGRIVWLDALTVNVDRTVHSSNLMIWPTLGIAPPRLWLIDHGAALVFHHRWDASDPTKAYDFRHHALGHYAPDVRAADAELAPKVTEDLLRRIVAEVPDGWLPVEDGFTSPDEVRDAYVRYLHARVAASADWLPTDFPTREELAAEEALRAARTQRGRPDWLKRVPDLHGKPAAEQDWSVHLG, from the coding sequence ATGTTGAGAGAGGTCACCGCGACCCGCTACGTCGCCCCCCTGCGTGCCGGTGGCTCCGTGCCCGGCGTCGTCGAGGCCGACGACCTGGGCACCTATGTCGTCAAGTTCACGGGCTCGGCGCAGGGCCGCAAGGCGCTGGTCGCCGAGGTGATCGTCGGGGAGCTGGCACGGGCGCTCGGGATGCGGTTCCCGGAGCTGGTCCTGGCGCGCTTCGACCCGGTGATCGCCGAGAGCGAGCCGCACCAGGAGGTGCGGGAACTGCACGCGGCGAGCGCCGGCCTCAACCTCGGCATGGACTATCTGCCGGGCGCCGCGGACTTCACCCCGGAGATCGCGCGGGAGTTCCGCGTCGACCCGCTGGAAGCCGGCCGGATCGTCTGGCTCGACGCCCTCACGGTCAACGTCGACCGCACCGTGCACAGTTCGAACCTCATGATCTGGCCCACCCTCGGCATCGCGCCCCCGCGCCTCTGGCTGATCGACCACGGCGCGGCCCTCGTCTTCCACCACCGCTGGGACGCCTCGGACCCCACCAAGGCCTACGACTTCCGCCACCACGCCCTCGGCCACTACGCCCCGGACGTGCGCGCGGCCGACGCGGAGCTCGCGCCGAAGGTGACCGAGGACCTGCTGCGGCGCATCGTCGCGGAGGTCCCGGACGGCTGGCTGCCCGTCGAGGACGGCTTCACCTCGCCCGACGAGGTCCGCGACGCCTATGTGCGCTACCTCCACGCGCGCGTGGCCGCCTCCGCCGACTGGCTCCCCACCGACTTCCCCACCCGGGAGGAACTCGCCGCCGAGGAGGCCCTCCGCGCGGCGAGAACACAGCGAGGCCGACCGGACTGGCTGAAGCGGGTACCCGACCTGCACGGCAAGCCGGCGGCGGAACAGGATTGGTCGGTGCACCTGGGATGA